The DNA region GTGAGTCAGCAGTCACAGCCCCAGGTGTCAAAAGACATGACCGCTGCTTGCCGCAAACCtgaaaaagaaaggggaaCTTCAATGATCAGAGAAGATATCGGAAAGGCCATCCAAATAGCAAAACCATCTCCCTTTTGACAGAAccctaaaaaaaatcttgagCGCCCATGGCAGGAATCAATCTAATACGTAAGCAATATGTACGATCATCGGGGAAAAGGGTGCTCTGACTGGAGACACTACAAATAAATCCTTCCCCATCCTATACTCTGTTTGAACTGTTCCGAGCTTTGAACTACCTGAGATCGGCATGGACCTGTCAAAAGTGGTGGTTTTGCTAAAAAAAGTCATTTCCGTCCAGCTCTTAAAACATTGTGAACGTACTTCAGCCTCCTAAACTGGGATGTGATGAAATTCATGGGCATTGTCCAACTAACTGGGACGAATTTTAGCATCAAAAAAGGCAAATTCCAGAATAAGTGCTCCCTTATGCAAAACCAGGTGGCTGATAATCTTTTGCATGATTCATACCGCAGTTCAAGGATATGAAGAGCAAAGCTCTTGCCATAATTATATACAAAGCATTTAGACTTCATGCTTCAGCCAGCTATCTTCGGATCCTAAGAAGTGCCTCTCCTAGTACAAAAGTGATGAAGCTCAATGCCGTGATGTGTCCTTGGATGTTGCCAGAGGGACTGCGCATAGGCGAAACACAGTTATGTCAGTTACATGGCATTAGATGCTTCCAATAACACATTCCAACTATAATAATCAGTACAGTGCATGGCAAGCCAATCGACGAATCTACTAATAGAACTGCCAATTTGATCTTACCTTTTACTCTTTTCGGAGGTTGAATCTCCTGACTTGCATTTGACGTTTCAGAAAGGGACCTTTTCAGCGGCACAGCTTTTGCATTGGCTTCTCGCTTCTTCGATGGTATGAGAGCAGAAGAAAGAAGAGCATCCACAGCTTCACGCTGCTGCTTCCTCTTCGAGATTAGATCATTATTCTTTCCAACTAAACTAGGATCTTTGGCATCATCCTTTGCTGTTGTCTCCTGTTTTCGGCTTTGGGATGAAGAAACTGAAGCGGCAAGCATTTTCTTGCTTCGACTGTGCTCAGTTGATTTGGCTGCATTTTCTGAAACATTTTCATGTGAATGCTTTGAACCACTGaggtttttcccacttttaCTGGGATCAGTTGATTTGGCTGCTTTTTGTGAAACAGGCTTCTCTAGATGCTTATGGATATCACCTGTTGCCTTTCCAGTATGAGCTGAATTACCTGCCAATTTTTCATATCTAATTGGCTTCTTCCCGCCAGAAGTACTGTCAACATGATGTTGCTCACCTCCATGCAGtctttttttagttttccCGGTCGAAGCACGCTTTTCAGAGAGCGGTGGAACAGCATTGTTTGCTGTACCAGGATCATCTGCAGCTACAGAATCGACATTCTTCTGCGATGATTGACTCTGCTTAACCTTCACTTTTCTGTGGTTGCTCAGCTCATACTCTCTAGATGAAGATCCATATTTGTCTTGACCACTCCGAGAAGTATATTTTACCCTTTTGTTATGGGTTGTCTCACTCACCTCACCACTGCAATTCTGTAATTCTGAGCTCCATAAATCATTTTCAGGCATGAACCTATATGGCATTTTTACCGGAATAACCAAGTTCCTTGCCTTAGCATCCTCTATGAGGGTAGCCCAGCTCCGGTTTGTCTGCAATGTCCTCGCATTGCCCAAAATCCAAAGTGAGAGCTTCGCCCTTGTAAGGGCAACATTCATCCTCCGTACATCAGCAACAAACCCAATAGAGCTCGAGCTAACCCCAGTAGTGGGTGGAAAAGGGTTAGCTGCCCTTACAGTTGAGAGTATTAAAATATCAACCTCTCGCCCTTGAAACCCATCAACAGTATTGAATTCCATGTCTGCAACTGCAGAAGATCCGAAAGCAGCTGAAAAACGCACACGCAGTATAGAAAGTTGGCGCTTGTATGGAGTTATGACACCAATCCTTCCGCCAAAGAATTCTGATGGATACCTTTGCACATAAACAATTgccaaaaaaaagcataaaagaaaacaaagtcAGCAAACAAGGCAATGACATAAATCAGTTCTCAAGACATTAAAACTCATCTGTGAAATGTAGAAACGTGCAGGTGCATACCTCCTCTTGAAAAACCTTAGCAGTTCTACTGCAGCATCAGCCTCACGTTCATTACAGAGAGACATTGAACCAGAATTGTCACCGCGAAGCTCCAAACCATCAGTGATGTCATAGAATACATAGGGTCCTAGACATTTAGTATCATGAAATGGTGCTGATTTCTGACAGCCATCCAATAGCTTTCCATCGTAAAAGAACTGAGAAGGAAACCTGGAAATCTCGGGGTGCATCCTATACtgaaaatattaaacaaaCATCATCAGCTCATGCTTCTTGTAATCAAGCAGACATAGTGGAAAGAAAGGCTTCACAAATACAGGATTGGTAGAGTCATAGGCAAACAAGACAGGCAACATACAGTTTCTTCAAAATTATCCAACTGGACCTATTCAATTATAAGAAATTACACATGACAATTTTCACCACTGCATCCAACCAATCTATAGAAGCAGTTCTCACTTCAATTCAATATAAAATTCACGCACAAACCTGTTTGGTGAGCATAATAACAGGGTGCCCCGCCCTCTGTAATCGCTCAAACATGCTGCATTCATATTGGAATTTACTTGCAATATTGGAGATAACAGTCGCTGGAAGCTGCTTAGGATCACCAACCTGTGAAAGGACTTCCAAAACTGAGCAATCCCATATAAAAGCACATAATACTTCTATAATTAGAAAATCTCTCCACTCTTACCATGATACATTTGGTCCCCCTTGACTTCAAGAGTTGAAGAGGAATAAGAGTGGCGGGTTCAAGCGCCTAGAGTAGCATAAGAGAGTGCATAAGAATTAATAAGGCAAAAGGCATTGTTAACAATAGGAGGTATGAAATAAGAACCAGAAGAGGCTATGTTACCTGAGCTGCTTCATCAATAATAACAGCATCAAACAGATTATGCTCTGATGGATTTCCAAATTTATGATTTGACATATTCTCAGAGCAAACTTCATAAAGATCTCCCCCAGAGCCGCTTAAAGTTGTAACAACAATTTCAGCTTCCCTTAGCACACTCTTCCGCAATTTATGTCTAAGAGCTCTCGTTTCATCATTTGCTTTTTTCTCCCGAGACTGGGCGCTGCTAAGATCTCTATACATTTGCTTCTTTTGTTCGTAAAGTTCTTTCAGCATCTTCTCCAGCTCAGTATCAGATAATTCCTTCCTGTCATCCGATTGTTGAGTATCATCATTCATAGAATGCCCATGGTTTGTATTTCCATCTCCTAAGTTAGCCCTCCTGTCTTCATAGAACCGTATACGGTCAACTAGCTTTTCCAAATTCGCACGCAGTGCTGCAGAAGTGTCGAGGGGTATATCGCCACCAGGACCACTCAAGTTCCTCTCTTCTGCTAGGCGAAGATCAACAAGTGTGTCGATGAAACATGGCAAGGAGTTGGAATGTACTGTTTTAGCATTTCCAACCCTCACAAGATAGGGCTGGTATGCCTTTCCATCAGAGCCATAAAGACCTTCGCTGGTTATTCTTGATACCAATTCATCCACAGCAGCATTAGATTGAGCACAGATAAGGACCCTCCCTCTGGTAGAGGGCTCCATGGCTTTTGCATTATTAGTCTCCACATCCTTTTCTAATTGCTTCGCCAACGCAGCATTCTGCCATGCCCTAGCTATTGCAGTACACTCCCTGATTCTTATCCTTGACTTCACACATGAAGTACTACTCTGCCTCATATCATTCAGTCGAGAACTCTTTCTTTGCAGGGAAGCAAGCAAACCGCTGACAATGGCTACTATAGTTCGGGTCTTTCCAGTACCTACAGAGAATTCAAAAACAAATAAGGCAAAGTTATCAAATGAAGTGCATCTTTAGGCTGTCTTGATGAATTTGAGAAACATACATACCTGGAGGACCTTGAATAAGAGACATTTCAAAATCTTTCATTGAGTTCAACGATCCAATGGCAACCCTGATAGCCTGAAGTTGGCTGCCATTAAAAGACGATTCTAGGATCTGTTGCAGAGGTGGGGACAGCTGACCCGAGTCTGCTGTTTTAGCTTCACAGGAAACATGAGAACTCTCCACAGGATTTAGAATTATTGGAAGGATAGGGATATCTTTTATTGAAGATACTGCTTGAAATTCACGAAGCTGAGGGGTAATGCTCATGATGCGACTGCCATGCCACTTGCTACGTTCAATCAGGAGCTTTCTAGCTTTATTTAATCGTGAGGTACTACTTTGAAGATAGAACCGGATGGTCAATATACTTGACTTTCTCTTGTGGTCTCTCTCACGTCTCTCAACCTGCACAGTTAATTATGAGAATCCAATTCCATCCAAAAACTAAAAGTGAAGATTAAAATGATGAACTCAAGGAAGACATCTACACATATGATATTTGTGACATGAATGTACTTCAAATTAAGCAGGttataatgaaataacaaGTAGCCAAAGAATTGAAGCATTAGTTTAGAGAATACCTTTCCAATCATATGAATTTCATGGGAAGGATTATGTACAGGCTCTTTTGTCAACAAAACAAGGTCATTTTCCGAGAAGCTTTTATTTGATGCAAAGTCAGATTCCTCATGCACAAAGCGGACGTGATGAAAATCATCAACCCTATCAATGGACAGAACAGAGAGACAGCCGCAATATACATCTTCCCAAGAGGACATCTCTAGATAGGAACTATGCAATTGGGCCTTAAACTCCTCCAGGACTAATGGCAGGAAAATGTCTACATACTGTTCTGGTGACTCAAAACACTGAGGAACCTCCTTCAATTTGCTAACATTATTATCACCATGTTGGGATGACTGTCCCATTAGTGCAAAGTAATCCATCTCTAGAATGGGTCTATACCAGTCATCAAGCCGCGGAGGCTTAAACCTTCTAGTAACAGTGTTCTGATGATGACCCCATCTATTTCGAACATGTGATTTAAGTTGGATTACTTGACGTTTAGGAATGACAGCAGGTGCTTTCGGAATAAATAATGGAGGTGGTTTTGCGGAATTGAGAGCTGATTCCAATGTATCATCTTTTGCATCATGTACCAACGCTTTCAACAATTCATCAGAACCTTCAGAAACTtcactcttcttcttcctttcagCCACGATACTTTCACTGGGTTTCTTCAAAGCTATGTCCTGTGAGATGGAGCCACTTGAGGTAATTTGACTAGTATTAGTACCTACAGATTTTGATTTGAGGGGTACATCCAGCGGCTTGACACTATTAACATATTTTGGCTTTTGAGAAGCAAGTCTGACAGCATCCTTTTGCGAAACTGAATCATGGATATCCTTTGATGAGCTACTGCCAGAAAGTTTCTTCTTGGCAGGATGCTTTTGTGGGTGCCTATTTTCAGAAACAGAAGCAGCTTTCTTGGCATCAAAAATCAAACCATCTGACTCGGCAGCAGATAAATCAACTGCACTGGGTGGTTTGGTAGATGGGATTTCGGAGGTCATATGCTTCTCTgtttcatcatcatcagaaAGAAGAACAATTTCAGATGGATCCTTCTCTTTAGACTTGATTATAACATCCAAACTCTGGCCATCAGAATCCACAACACGAGAGGGCTGAACATCTGAAAGAGAATACTTCGTTGCAGATGAAGGATCTTGAGGAAGCAGCATTTTCGCATTTGAATCACTATTTAACACAGCAGAAGAAACTTCCTCACACAATGAAACAGTAAGGCGAGAAAGCTGTTCCTTTATCTCATCCAAAGGAATTTTTTCTgttggaaaatgcataaaagtGTAAGATGGCAAGTatgataagaaaaaagaagctaTCTCTGACATGCTAAGAGTAATTTCCACAGAGAGCTCACCGCATGCAATAGATTCTTCAATAGTGCCCACTGTGGACACAGATATATAACCAAAGGACTCTTTCAAAATGGCCAGCAGTGATAGGACTGTTCTTCTCCAATATACCAGCACAACATTTAGCGATGACTTTCCCCAGTCCATCAAATCCTGCATCCACCTTAAGTCTAACATGCTTTTTGCTATTTTCTTGAAATCCCCAGAAACAACAGTGGCTGGACAGAGATTTTCAACTACAACCGGGATGAGCTCAAGCACACGAACACAAGTCATCTGAAACAGCACAAAGTAAAGAAGTTAAAATGCCTACTCAAAGCATGAATTCTGCTCTAGCAATAAGATCAAGAATATCATTAATATACAATGAGGTAAACAGTTACCCATAACAACCTACAAAAATTGAAGCATGCTTCATTACCTGACAGGAACTGCAATCAATATATGTCTTCCCATCTACTAAAACCTTCTGTAGAGAAGGCCATATAGCTTCAGATAGACAGTAACTGAACTTTTCCTGCAAGTGCAAGTCCGCATCTGACACAGGTGAACAAGCATTCATAACTAAAGATTCAAGCGAAGGCTGATGCAGAAATCCGCCTTGAGAAGAGTATTTCCCCGCACGCGAGTCCATGGACGATTTTCCAGGAATCTCTGAAGTGGGCAGATTGCCTTCTTTGAGCAGCTTgcgaagaaggaaaagaaaatgctgCAACGTCTGAAACTTCACCATGGCAGGACCCAGTTCGACCTGCAGGAAGTCCAAACGTAACAGATGAGCCAAAAGGAACACAGAAGATACCAACTTCTATTTATGAGACGTCAaactttctatatatatatatatatatatataactatgcATCCATTTGCGCTTCTATGAGGTTGGAGGTATCAGATTGctgtatatattttataatccACATATCCTTTGGTGAGTCGTAGAAGTAATTTCCTACATCCCAAAAGAAATTGAGTTTAGGGATTAAAATACCTCTGCGAAATCCTGATGGAtgtcatttcaaaattattttcttttctggggATGTCCTGGAAAAACTGAGATTGCAGGGACCTAAAACTTCCAAGATGCCCTTCCAAACCCCTAAATCCTGAGAATCCCAAGCACGCCTAGCCCCTGGCTGTTCCAGGATATCCCGGAATTCCCAAATCCCAAGGCCCAaatgcattaaaaaaataaatgtagcTAAGAGATACAAAGACGAGGCATGGTCGCCCCAACAATCAGGGATAGCTGGCATACACCAAAAATCTCCGTTATTCTTTAAAATCCCAGGATGTATAGGATCCATAGGATGCCTGAAGTCCCAGGAGTCCGCAAAAACTCATGGAACTTTCTAGTAGCACCTCAATGCCCCAGGATAACCAGAATGCCTGACACTCCAAGACATTAAGAGAGGTACGCCAGTTGTCCCAAAATGCTCTTCACCCCAAAAGCCCCCTATGATCTTCACGATGCTTTAAAATCTTTAAGATGAGCAGAAAACCCAAACTGGCCACGAACTATTGAGGCCTAACACAATCTATGGACCCCCCAAGGTCCCTGCAATTCCCAGAATGCCAATGCCCCAAGATTACCCGAGGATGCTCTGAACCCCCAACCTCCTTGACAGTGGTCTTTGATGTGTCTAGAAATCATAGGGCATCCTAGTAGGTAACAAAAGGATTTGAGGGGATTACAATGATCCTGGAGCTCTTGAGAATCCTCAAACACTCCAACAGTATTCCAGGGTGTCCGAATGGTCATAGAAGTCTTGGATCTTCTGGTGTTCCAGGGAATCAAAGGATATGTATGGAAGACTGGGTTAGGGGACTTTCTCAAAATGCAAGGCTGCAGGTATCGAAGCATTCTAGGCTGCACGAGAATCTTCCAGTATAGCAAGGTTTCAGAGCATTAGAGATGTATAAATTCCCTACTGTGACTCCAAAATAGCCGACAGGCAAGTTTTTTATTCTCTGACATCTACACACGAAAGTCCTAATAGGGGATTTTGGACTAAGGTATTTACAAAATGATGACCCCTGAAATTTGAAAACACCCTACCCAAAAGCAATCTAAAGAAGTTGCTTGTCTATTTTTGTATTCTAAGGAATGTAGATGGAAAATTTGTACAATAGATGGATCTTGTTAAACGAGAAGAGGGAGCAGAGAACAGTAGAGACCCACCAGCTTTAACCCATGTTTTAAACCCGAAAGTGCAGCAGACAAAGAAGCTTTGTAGGAGCAAAGGAACTTCAAACCATTTGAAAGACCCTGAGTGTGTGACACCTCTTCCAAGATCAACTTCCCAATTTGTCTCACATTCTGCATGtcaattaaaaatttcatctctttggtcaaaaaaaaattaaaataaagattCATCTCCATATTTAAAAGACAGAAAGACAACCAAGAGACTGTTGAAGAATAATTCAAACTCGTGATGTTATACACAAGGTAAACGAACAAACATACATCATTAGGATCAGCAAGCAAAAGGATGATGCTTTCACTCATTTTTGGTTCCCATAACCACTGCTTCTGAAGTTGTTGTTGCCCTATTTGAACTAAAAAATGCGCTGTCAACCTGTAATAAACCATCAATTTGTTACGAAGAGTCATATTTTTGCAAGAATCACATATTTTGAGCCAGATGACAAGTTTTAGAATAGTAATGACCTGTTGAAGGTCTTTATGAGCGGAAGATGCATTGTTAAAACTTCCATGGAGTTTTTTGATACATTACTACCTCCACCATCATCAGAACCAGTTGGAATCCTCCACCCAAATGAACTGGATATCTCTTTAGCAGATGACAATAGCCAGGTTTTAATTGGCATAGAAATGTCTGCACCTACTCCAGGTTCAATAAATGACAAACGAGATCGAGCCCAGAAAACTGCCTTGGAAAATGATGGTGGAAGAACCATAATATCAGTTTCAACCAACACATCAGTCCATAACATAGGGATGCACATCCACCCTCTATATTCCTGACAGATAACTCCAGTCTGTAAGTTGAAATCACTCCATGAACTCTCATCCTTCTCTTCATTGTGAGGCATAAATGCAGGTCCATCATCTCCGGCAAAATTCAACCCAATGGCAATGCTATCAGCACTTGGAAGTTCGTGTGAACACAATGTCGACATAACTAAAGCAGCACAATCAGACactaaaataatttgaatgaGATCAAGAGCAGGCTGTCGTAGGGACGAATGAAGGGAAAAATCCTTCAGAGAAGACACAAGAGATGGGCCCCTGTCCATTCGCAATATGCCAAAATTAGTATCCATAAACTTCTCCCCCCCCCAATATGAACTCCACTATGAATTTCCACAATAATTAGCAGTTAAAGTAAGTGTCAACATTTATACATAGAAGCCTGCATAAGAGAAGAAACTACTTACTGTTTGAATTTGGTCATAAAGGAAATGGCATCAAATATGAACTTCAGCAATATATTTAAGTTTAATGTAACAATATATCCAGGAAGGGAGGACAATATTCAGTTAGGAAAAAGTAATCCTCTTCTTGTGGTCTCCATAATTGGAGAAAAACTATGTCCCCTATATACGACTTTATAATGTATTGGCTGAACCAAAATGCCAAAACCGTATCATAACTTCATCTGCAGAAACCATTATCCCTTTATTAAGCAGACAATACCAGAGATATAGAAGTTAAAACCACATAGACACTATGAACTGAGACTTCATAAAAACCagaataattaagaaaatgaacaCTTGAAAAGTGATAAATACAACGAACAAACTTTGATCCAGACAGAGAGCAGAAGCAACGCACCACATGTGTGAACATTCAAAAGGGGGAGATGGTGGGTTCATCTTGTAACCCCTCATAACAATAAGAAGAGCTATCTGAACACAAAGGACGGCAAATTAACTCCTCCGACCCACAATGACCACAATATTCAAAAGGTACATGGAAAGATGACAGTCAACAGAGTcttcttttaaatttaaataactcAACTCATAAACAGATATGATACTCACCTGGCGGGCCTTTTGCTTCGTGAGGACGCTAAAGTTACTGCTAACGGGAACTTGATGGAGTAGAAAGTACAGAAAGTTTCTCCTTTGCTTCTCTAGCTCCCCGTCTTGCAATGCTTCTAGAGACTACATTGGTAGCGTTAAAATGCACCAGAGAATTAAAAACCTTTGCCGAAAGAACATAAGTAgatgaaagagaagaagatatGTTGATTAAAAACAGGGACAACATGGTATGCAAATTCACCTGCAAAAAGGGCTGGAAAAGGTCAAAAATGTctttatggattttctcacTTCGAGTATGGAAAGACTGACCCACTAGTGTACTGCGCATTGCACTAGGAGACAAGCCAGGCAATAACCAAAGCTTACAACCTTCAAGcaagaaagaacaaaagaaagtaaaacaGTGAGGAGAAATGGATGGTTATGTATAATCATGTAAGTAGAATCTCcaacttaaatttttat from Punica granatum isolate Tunisia-2019 chromosome 3, ASM765513v2, whole genome shotgun sequence includes:
- the LOC116198670 gene encoding helicase SEN1 isoform X1; this translates as MAKRIANCTRIDLLERWRAIEDEEEAAAVEDEGGGGNDARGDSSTPLRLHQLKEQWFVDTFNFLIRLPKENHIWCDSWELMSPLLETFYNYYKDEREDSPLRLLWRRISEEMRTCIRCVSQHHQTQEMYSMEYESSSVGPLLDVVRSLDKDRVTRCLKDINGRMAKKEYLPVNGSAEVVSVMYEVLMHPILLDDQSLFTEFETFIEAVDNIHELALDGNQQFPGVYALFFFKRRVRAVAHRLAGAVGNLRRATDLEPLQPLLQKFIGFLETEVIPSDQESSKTKLQLDRATVWLGIKSLLGCMDPPAIEEGILECYPIFLDIVLNQISSDSPVFSNAVSCLKTLFEKLGCKLWLLPGLSPSAMRSTLVGQSFHTRSEKIHKDIFDLFQPFLQSLEALQDGELEKQRRNFLYFLLHQVPVSSNFSVLTKQKARQIALLIVMRGYKMNPPSPPFECSHMWGPSLVSSLKDFSLHSSLRQPALDLIQIILVSDCAALVMSTLCSHELPSADSIAIGLNFAGDDGPAFMPHNEEKDESSWSDFNLQTGVICQEYRGWMCIPMLWTDVLVETDIMVLPPSFSKAVFWARSRLSFIEPGVGADISMPIKTWLLSSAKEISSSFGWRIPTGSDDGGGSNVSKNSMEVLTMHLPLIKTFNRLTAHFLVQIGQQQLQKQWLWEPKMSESIILLLADPNDNVRQIGKLILEEVSHTQGLSNGLKFLCSYKASLSAALSGLKHGLKLVELGPAMVKFQTLQHFLFLLRKLLKEGNLPTSEIPGKSSMDSRAGKYSSQGGFLHQPSLESLVMNACSPVSDADLHLQEKFSYCLSEAIWPSLQKVLVDGKTYIDCSSCQMTCVRVLELIPVVVENLCPATVVSGDFKKIAKSMLDLRWMQDLMDWGKSSLNVVLVYWRRTVLSLLAILKESFGYISVSTVGTIEESIACEKIPLDEIKEQLSRLTVSLCEEVSSAVLNSDSNAKMLLPQDPSSATKYSLSDVQPSRVVDSDGQSLDVIIKSKEKDPSEIVLLSDDDETEKHMTSEIPSTKPPSAVDLSAAESDGLIFDAKKAASVSENRHPQKHPAKKKLSGSSSSKDIHDSVSQKDAVRLASQKPKYVNSVKPLDVPLKSKSVGTNTSQITSSGSISQDIALKKPSESIVAERKKKSEVSEGSDELLKALVHDAKDDTLESALNSAKPPPLFIPKAPAVIPKRQVIQLKSHVRNRWGHHQNTVTRRFKPPRLDDWYRPILEMDYFALMGQSSQHGDNNVSKLKEVPQCFESPEQYVDIFLPLVLEEFKAQLHSSYLEMSSWEDVYCGCLSVLSIDRVDDFHHVRFVHEESDFASNKSFSENDLVLLTKEPVHNPSHEIHMIGKVERRERDHKRKSSILTIRFYLQSSTSRLNKARKLLIERSKWHGSRIMSITPQLREFQAVSSIKDIPILPIILNPVESSHVSCEAKTADSGQLSPPLQQILESSFNGSQLQAIRVAIGSLNSMKDFEMSLIQGPPGTGKTRTIVAIVSGLLASLQRKSSRLNDMRQSSTSCVKSRIRIRECTAIARAWQNAALAKQLEKDVETNNAKAMEPSTRGRVLICAQSNAAVDELVSRITSEGLYGSDGKAYQPYLVRVGNAKTVHSNSLPCFIDTLVDLRLAEERNLSGPGGDIPLDTSAALRANLEKLVDRIRFYEDRRANLGDGNTNHGHSMNDDTQQSDDRKELSDTELEKMLKELYEQKKQMYRDLSSAQSREKKANDETRALRHKLRKSVLREAEIVVTTLSGSGGDLYEVCSENMSNHKFGNPSEHNLFDAVIIDEAAQALEPATLIPLQLLKSRGTKCIMVGDPKQLPATVISNIASKFQYECSMFERLQRAGHPVIMLTKQYRMHPEISRFPSQFFYDGKLLDGCQKSAPFHDTKCLGPYVFYDITDGLELRGDNSGSMSLCNEREADAAVELLRFFKRRYPSEFFGGRIGVITPYKRQLSILRVRFSAAFGSSAVADMEFNTVDGFQGREVDILILSTVRAANPFPPTTGVSSSSIGFVADVRRMNVALTRAKLSLWILGNARTLQTNRSWATLIEDAKARNLVIPVKMPYRFMPENDLWSSELQNCSGEVSETTHNKRVKYTSRSGQDKYGSSSREYELSNHRKVKVKQSQSSQKNVDSVAADDPGTANNAVPPLSEKRASTGKTKKRLHGGEQHHVDSTSGGKKPIRYEKLAGNSAHTGKATGDIHKHLEKPVSQKAAKSTDPSKSGKNLSGSKHSHENVSENAAKSTEHSRSKKMLAASVSSSQSRKQETTAKDDAKDPSLVGKNNDLISKRKQQREAVDALLSSALIPSKKREANAKAVPLKRSLSETSNASQEIQPPKRVKVPLATSKDTSRH
- the LOC116198670 gene encoding helicase SEN1 isoform X2; translated protein: MDPPAIEEGILECYPIFLDIVLNQISSDSPVFSNAVSCLKTLFEKLGCKLWLLPGLSPSAMRSTLVGQSFHTRSEKIHKDIFDLFQPFLQSLEALQDGELEKQRRNFLYFLLHQVPVSSNFSVLTKQKARQIALLIVMRGYKMNPPSPPFECSHMWGPSLVSSLKDFSLHSSLRQPALDLIQIILVSDCAALVMSTLCSHELPSADSIAIGLNFAGDDGPAFMPHNEEKDESSWSDFNLQTGVICQEYRGWMCIPMLWTDVLVETDIMVLPPSFSKAVFWARSRLSFIEPGVGADISMPIKTWLLSSAKEISSSFGWRIPTGSDDGGGSNVSKNSMEVLTMHLPLIKTFNRLTAHFLVQIGQQQLQKQWLWEPKMSESIILLLADPNDNVRQIGKLILEEVSHTQGLSNGLKFLCSYKASLSAALSGLKHGLKLVELGPAMVKFQTLQHFLFLLRKLLKEGNLPTSEIPGKSSMDSRAGKYSSQGGFLHQPSLESLVMNACSPVSDADLHLQEKFSYCLSEAIWPSLQKVLVDGKTYIDCSSCQMTCVRVLELIPVVVENLCPATVVSGDFKKIAKSMLDLRWMQDLMDWGKSSLNVVLVYWRRTVLSLLAILKESFGYISVSTVGTIEESIACEKIPLDEIKEQLSRLTVSLCEEVSSAVLNSDSNAKMLLPQDPSSATKYSLSDVQPSRVVDSDGQSLDVIIKSKEKDPSEIVLLSDDDETEKHMTSEIPSTKPPSAVDLSAAESDGLIFDAKKAASVSENRHPQKHPAKKKLSGSSSSKDIHDSVSQKDAVRLASQKPKYVNSVKPLDVPLKSKSVGTNTSQITSSGSISQDIALKKPSESIVAERKKKSEVSEGSDELLKALVHDAKDDTLESALNSAKPPPLFIPKAPAVIPKRQVIQLKSHVRNRWGHHQNTVTRRFKPPRLDDWYRPILEMDYFALMGQSSQHGDNNVSKLKEVPQCFESPEQYVDIFLPLVLEEFKAQLHSSYLEMSSWEDVYCGCLSVLSIDRVDDFHHVRFVHEESDFASNKSFSENDLVLLTKEPVHNPSHEIHMIGKVERRERDHKRKSSILTIRFYLQSSTSRLNKARKLLIERSKWHGSRIMSITPQLREFQAVSSIKDIPILPIILNPVESSHVSCEAKTADSGQLSPPLQQILESSFNGSQLQAIRVAIGSLNSMKDFEMSLIQGPPGTGKTRTIVAIVSGLLASLQRKSSRLNDMRQSSTSCVKSRIRIRECTAIARAWQNAALAKQLEKDVETNNAKAMEPSTRGRVLICAQSNAAVDELVSRITSEGLYGSDGKAYQPYLVRVGNAKTVHSNSLPCFIDTLVDLRLAEERNLSGPGGDIPLDTSAALRANLEKLVDRIRFYEDRRANLGDGNTNHGHSMNDDTQQSDDRKELSDTELEKMLKELYEQKKQMYRDLSSAQSREKKANDETRALRHKLRKSVLREAEIVVTTLSGSGGDLYEVCSENMSNHKFGNPSEHNLFDAVIIDEAAQALEPATLIPLQLLKSRGTKCIMVGDPKQLPATVISNIASKFQYECSMFERLQRAGHPVIMLTKQYRMHPEISRFPSQFFYDGKLLDGCQKSAPFHDTKCLGPYVFYDITDGLELRGDNSGSMSLCNEREADAAVELLRFFKRRYPSEFFGGRIGVITPYKRQLSILRVRFSAAFGSSAVADMEFNTVDGFQGREVDILILSTVRAANPFPPTTGVSSSSIGFVADVRRMNVALTRAKLSLWILGNARTLQTNRSWATLIEDAKARNLVIPVKMPYRFMPENDLWSSELQNCSGEVSETTHNKRVKYTSRSGQDKYGSSSREYELSNHRKVKVKQSQSSQKNVDSVAADDPGTANNAVPPLSEKRASTGKTKKRLHGGEQHHVDSTSGGKKPIRYEKLAGNSAHTGKATGDIHKHLEKPVSQKAAKSTDPSKSGKNLSGSKHSHENVSENAAKSTEHSRSKKMLAASVSSSQSRKQETTAKDDAKDPSLVGKNNDLISKRKQQREAVDALLSSALIPSKKREANAKAVPLKRSLSETSNASQEIQPPKRVKVPLATSKDTSRH